In Nocardioides marinus, one DNA window encodes the following:
- a CDS encoding alpha-hydroxy-acid oxidizing protein, which yields MTHFGDHQVSIYAAGMLAGQIPAWTTDLASLERHAAEVLPPEALGYIVPSAGGGLTARANVAAFEQWRIVPRMLRDHATRDLSTEVLGTPMAAPLLLGPVGVQTLAHPDGELATARAAAALGLTYVHSTQAGHSIEQAAAANGDGQRWFQLYWPTHDELCESFLARARAAGYTTLVLTLDTTLLGWRPRDLDRGYLPFLANEGIANYTSDPVFNALLDKPAEEDPAGAGLAFAGVFPNPGLSWEQLPWLRERWDGPIVLKGLQHVDDARRAVDAGVQGVVVSNHGGRQVDGAVASLDVLPGIAEAVGDELTVLFDSGVRSGPDVLKALALGADAVLLGRPYLYGLALGGQEGVEHVLRCLLAELDLTMGNAGCSTPADLVPELLVRSPR from the coding sequence ATGACCCACTTCGGCGACCACCAGGTCTCCATCTACGCCGCCGGCATGCTCGCCGGGCAGATCCCCGCGTGGACCACCGACCTGGCCTCCCTGGAGCGCCACGCCGCCGAGGTGCTGCCCCCGGAGGCGCTGGGCTACATCGTGCCCAGCGCCGGGGGCGGCTTGACGGCCCGCGCCAACGTCGCGGCCTTCGAGCAGTGGCGGATCGTGCCGCGGATGCTGCGCGACCACGCCACCCGTGACCTGTCCACGGAGGTGCTCGGTACGCCGATGGCCGCACCGCTCCTGCTCGGACCGGTCGGTGTGCAGACCCTGGCCCACCCCGACGGCGAGCTCGCGACCGCCCGGGCGGCGGCGGCCCTGGGGTTGACCTACGTCCACTCCACGCAGGCCGGCCACTCGATCGAGCAGGCCGCGGCGGCCAACGGGGACGGCCAGCGCTGGTTCCAGCTCTACTGGCCCACGCACGACGAGCTGTGCGAGAGCTTCCTGGCCCGCGCACGGGCGGCCGGCTACACCACGCTCGTCCTCACCCTCGACACCACGCTGCTGGGCTGGCGCCCGCGCGACCTGGACCGCGGGTACCTCCCCTTCCTGGCCAACGAGGGCATCGCCAACTACACCTCCGACCCGGTCTTCAACGCGCTGCTGGACAAGCCCGCCGAGGAGGACCCCGCCGGCGCCGGCCTCGCCTTCGCCGGTGTCTTCCCCAACCCCGGCCTGTCCTGGGAGCAGCTCCCCTGGCTGCGCGAGCGCTGGGACGGCCCGATCGTCCTCAAGGGCCTCCAGCACGTCGACGACGCACGCCGCGCGGTCGACGCCGGGGTCCAGGGGGTGGTGGTCTCCAACCACGGGGGTCGCCAGGTCGACGGGGCGGTCGCCTCGCTCGACGTGCTGCCCGGCATCGCCGAGGCCGTCGGCGACGAGCTCACCGTCCTCTTCGACTCCGGCGTCCGCTCGGGGCCCGACGTGCTCAAGGCCCTGGCGCTGGGCGCCGACGCCGTGCTGCTCGGTCGCCCCTACCTCTACGGCCTGGCCCTGGGTGGGCAGGAGGGCGTC
- a CDS encoding FKBP-type peptidyl-prolyl cis-trans isomerase, translated as MQKPEIDFPDFDPPADLVITDLSVGDGEEATAGQTVSVHYVGVAHSTGEEFDASYNRGEPLRFRLGIGQVIQGWDTGVQGMKVGGRRQLVIPPHLGYGDRGAGGVIKPGETLIFVVDLLGVS; from the coding sequence ATGCAGAAGCCCGAGATCGACTTCCCCGACTTCGACCCGCCCGCCGACCTCGTGATCACCGACCTGAGCGTCGGCGACGGCGAGGAGGCCACCGCCGGCCAGACCGTCTCCGTGCACTACGTGGGCGTGGCCCACTCCACCGGTGAGGAGTTCGACGCCTCCTACAACCGTGGCGAGCCGCTGCGCTTCCGCCTCGGCATCGGCCAGGTCATCCAGGGCTGGGACACCGGCGTGCAGGGCATGAAGGTCGGCGGCCGCCGTCAGCTCGTCATCCCGCCGCACCTGGGCTACGGCGACCGTGGCGCCGGCGGGGTCATCAAGCCCGGCGAGACGCTGATCTTCGTCGTCGACCTGCTCGGCGTCTCCTGA
- the lepB gene encoding signal peptidase I, with the protein MSEEDQAAAPAPSPRRRIPVWQESLLLLGLAIVLALVVKTFLVQAFYIPSGSMEPGLEINDRILVQKVSYWGSGGPERGDIVVFEDPGAWLSDAESSGPTNLLTDAMSRIGLYPTGGHLVKRVIGVAGDTIECCDDEGRLLVNGEPLDSSGFTLNDDRCDGPMLSTCQWNAGPVPDGMVFVMGDHRDDSADSSYRLRCGGRKGEPCDDSDAFVPVELVVGKVFARVWPASRFDILQRPEAFEALED; encoded by the coding sequence GTGTCCGAAGAGGACCAGGCGGCAGCACCTGCCCCGTCGCCGCGTCGTCGGATCCCGGTCTGGCAGGAGTCCCTCCTGCTGCTGGGGCTGGCCATCGTGCTGGCCCTGGTGGTCAAGACCTTCCTGGTCCAGGCCTTCTACATCCCCTCGGGCTCGATGGAGCCCGGGCTGGAGATCAACGACCGGATCCTGGTGCAGAAGGTGTCCTACTGGGGATCGGGCGGTCCGGAGCGGGGCGACATCGTGGTCTTCGAGGACCCCGGCGCCTGGCTCAGCGACGCTGAGTCGTCGGGGCCGACCAACCTGCTGACCGACGCGATGAGCCGCATCGGCCTCTACCCCACCGGCGGTCACCTCGTGAAGCGGGTCATCGGGGTCGCGGGCGACACCATCGAGTGCTGCGACGACGAGGGCCGGCTGCTGGTCAACGGCGAGCCGCTGGACTCCAGCGGCTTCACGCTCAACGACGACCGCTGCGACGGCCCGATGCTCTCCACCTGCCAGTGGAACGCCGGCCCGGTGCCCGACGGCATGGTCTTCGTCATGGGCGACCACCGCGACGACTCCGCGGACTCGTCCTACCGGCTGCGCTGCGGCGGCCGCAAGGGCGAGCCGTGCGACGACTCCGATGCGTTCGTCCCGGTCGAGCTCGTCGTCGGCAAGGTCTTCGCGCGGGTCTGGCCCGCCAGCCGCTTCGACATCCTCCAGCGGCCCGAGGCCTTCGAGGCGCTCGAGGACTGA
- a CDS encoding FAD-dependent oxidoreductase, with protein MDDADVVVVGAGLAGLRCARRLVAAGLEVVVVERSDRVGGRVRTDEVDGHLVDHGFQLLNPAYPAVRRWVDVPALALSPLPAGVRAATDHGPVDLGDPRREPSLLLASGVAALRRAPELPGLLRWLRPVLRPTHRGLADRLAARPGDPPPGSLQESLDAARAGGDLRRVLEAFLTGVLLERTGASDARVARLIVHSFLDGTPSLPADGMRALPAQLATGLDVRLGRTVRAVEPGVVRDDDGDLRSRAVVVATDEPSAAGLLGSAPETQRGVVTHWWSADPDRLPARGGRLHVDARSRPTGPVANTAVVSQAAASYAPVGRALVQASVVLTPHHAPPAEAGVRRHAAALLGADASSWEELARHEVRHALPAAVPPHDLRRPTRVEPGLHVCGDHRDSPSIQGALVSGDRAAIGVLRDLGVPA; from the coding sequence ATGGACGACGCCGACGTCGTGGTCGTGGGCGCCGGGCTGGCCGGGCTGCGCTGCGCCCGCCGGCTGGTCGCAGCCGGCCTGGAGGTCGTCGTGGTCGAGCGGTCGGACCGGGTCGGCGGCCGGGTGCGCACCGACGAGGTCGACGGCCACCTCGTCGACCACGGCTTCCAGCTGCTCAACCCCGCCTACCCCGCGGTACGCCGCTGGGTCGACGTCCCCGCGCTCGCGCTGTCCCCGCTGCCGGCCGGCGTGCGGGCCGCCACCGACCACGGCCCCGTGGACCTCGGCGACCCGCGGCGCGAGCCGTCGCTGCTGCTGGCCAGCGGGGTGGCCGCGCTCCGGCGGGCGCCCGAGCTGCCGGGACTGCTGCGCTGGCTGCGCCCGGTCCTGCGGCCCACGCACCGGGGACTGGCCGACCGGCTCGCGGCCCGGCCCGGGGACCCGCCCCCGGGGTCGCTGCAGGAGTCCCTCGACGCCGCGCGCGCCGGCGGTGACCTGCGGCGGGTCCTGGAGGCGTTCCTCACCGGTGTCCTGCTGGAGAGGACGGGTGCCAGCGACGCCCGCGTCGCGCGGCTCATCGTGCATTCCTTCCTCGACGGCACGCCCTCGCTGCCGGCCGACGGCATGCGGGCACTGCCCGCCCAGCTCGCCACGGGGCTCGACGTGCGGCTGGGCCGCACCGTGCGGGCGGTCGAGCCCGGGGTGGTCCGCGACGACGACGGCGACCTGCGGTCCCGCGCCGTCGTCGTCGCGACCGACGAGCCCTCCGCCGCCGGCCTGCTGGGGTCGGCCCCGGAGACCCAGCGCGGCGTGGTCACGCACTGGTGGTCGGCCGACCCCGACCGGCTGCCCGCCCGGGGCGGACGCCTGCACGTCGACGCACGCAGCCGGCCGACCGGCCCCGTGGCCAACACCGCGGTGGTGTCACAGGCGGCAGCGTCGTACGCGCCGGTGGGGAGGGCCCTGGTGCAGGCCTCCGTGGTGCTGACGCCCCACCACGCGCCGCCCGCCGAGGCCGGGGTCCGGCGGCACGCCGCCGCCCTGCTCGGCGCCGACGCCTCCTCGTGGGAGGAGCTGGCCCGCCACGAGGTGCGGCACGCGCTGCCCGCGGCCGTACCCCCCCACGACCTGCGCCGCCCGACCCGGGTGGAGCCCGGGCTGCACGTCTGCGGCGACCACCGCGACTCCCCCTCGATCCAGGGCGCGCTGGTCAGCGGCGACCGGGCGGCCATCGGGGTGCTCCGCGACCTCGGGGTGCCGGCGTGA
- a CDS encoding DICT sensory domain-containing protein, which yields MNTTSTSVPVRRTDAPGSSATSGSAGASLSIGDLAERTGVAPATLRMWEQRHGFPVPDRLESGHRRYSEADVAGVQEVLGRREAGVRLDAAIAEVLAGAQRAAEPRAASVWAELRRHHREVPVHRLTKQTLLSLSWAIEDEFAAKAERAHLFGLFQAEQYYRPARRRWRELSRVAGSAYAFYAPADPDAPTPEGATPVLLDDDSPVRREWAVVCDSHDLPVALTAWELPGQEGVPDRQRLFESAWTIDPTAVRRAARTCAALAAQAGAEGTAAVQFALADEPAPVAADLAAVSALFSRVVAYVDDGHRPRAGR from the coding sequence GTGAACACCACGTCTACCTCCGTCCCGGTCCGCCGCACCGATGCCCCCGGCAGCTCCGCTACCTCCGGCAGCGCCGGGGCCTCCCTGAGCATCGGCGACCTCGCCGAGCGCACCGGGGTCGCGCCCGCGACCCTGCGCATGTGGGAGCAGCGGCACGGCTTCCCGGTGCCCGACCGCCTCGAGAGCGGCCACCGCCGCTACTCCGAGGCCGACGTGGCCGGGGTGCAGGAGGTGCTCGGTCGTCGCGAGGCCGGCGTACGCCTCGACGCCGCCATCGCCGAGGTCCTCGCCGGCGCCCAGCGGGCCGCGGAGCCGCGCGCCGCCTCGGTGTGGGCAGAGCTGCGTCGCCACCACCGCGAGGTGCCCGTCCACCGACTCACCAAGCAGACGCTGCTCTCGCTGTCGTGGGCCATCGAGGACGAGTTCGCCGCGAAGGCCGAGCGGGCACACCTGTTCGGTCTCTTCCAGGCCGAGCAGTACTACCGGCCGGCCCGCCGCCGGTGGCGCGAGCTGTCCCGGGTGGCCGGCTCGGCGTACGCCTTCTACGCGCCCGCCGACCCCGACGCCCCGACCCCCGAAGGGGCCACGCCGGTCCTGCTCGACGACGACTCGCCGGTACGCCGGGAGTGGGCCGTGGTCTGCGACAGCCACGACCTCCCGGTGGCGCTGACCGCGTGGGAGCTGCCCGGGCAGGAGGGGGTGCCCGACCGCCAGCGGCTCTTCGAGTCGGCCTGGACGATCGACCCCACGGCGGTCCGCCGCGCTGCCCGCACGTGCGCGGCTCTGGCGGCACAGGCAGGGGCGGAGGGGACGGCGGCGGTGCAGTTCGCACTGGCCGACGAGCCGGCACCGGTAGCGGCGGACCTCGCCGCCGTCAGCGCCCTGTTCTCCCGGGTCGTCGCCTACGTCGACGACGGCCACCGCCCGCGCGCGGGTCGGTGA